Genomic DNA from Theobroma cacao cultivar B97-61/B2 chromosome 3, Criollo_cocoa_genome_V2, whole genome shotgun sequence:
ATTCCACAGGTTATAACCTTTCAAGTAAGTCTTCATTTTCACGGCCCAAACTCCATAATTGAAGCCATCGAAGACTGGTGGAGGCTGATGAGTTATGTTTGGAGTTGTCATTATAATAGGGAATTAATTCTTGAGATAAGAGGTTAAAGGAGAACTACTAAAAACACATGAGTATTGAAGAAGGTTATCTAAGGTCTTACAGGAATCGAGaggagctctgataccatgttaATGTCATGGTAAAAACGTATgaattgagaaagaaagaagtaaaGAGTGAACTAGTAGGCTGCTGGACAGAAGCAGAGTATTCATCTTATATCACATGATGATCACACAGTGATCATATATACATTACAAAATGATAGTGTAGATGACACCTGTTACAAACCGCTTACAGGTGttctttcaaaatgaaaacaacacatgaatatcaaaatattgacAGCTAGAAGTATGTAGATCATGTTGTACAAAAGGCTTGCACGTGTCCATGCAGGGGTTATCTTCTAACACTTTCATCAACTTACGCCCCAAAGCTTCAGTCGCAAACTTGTCCAAGATGTCATCCACGTCATAAGCCAAGTCTTGGAGGTCAGCCAGCCAAATCTTCACAGCCTggttcttcattttcttctcctcCGCGTCAGCAAGCACTGCATGGATAGTCCTCAATATCGTTTCCTAGTTCATAATCTCCTTGCGAACCCGCTTCTCAGTGACAAGCTTGAACTCGGAAGAGATAAACTTGCGGAACAACTCCTCAAAGAAAGCAGATAGAGCAGCCTCTCCAGTGAAAGCCATGATCAACGTCTTTAACAAAGGAATTATGAGATAGAGAAAATCCAAGAGTAGGATATTGAAATAGGGGAAAACGGCTGAAGTTTTGCTCTGTGAACGTTGAAGGGTTAGCAACTTGTTTGAAAATGTTTTCTGAATCTGATTCGGTTGGAAAGTTCTTTGTGCATTCACATGGGATTCTCATCAAAATGAGTTGtaaaaatgtcaaaagaaaaaacaaaacagcTGTGACAATCGACATGATGTTCAATTATGACAGCCTAAGCTAGCAGGTGTCTGCTGGCCATGGCTCTGTACGAACCTTGTTTTGCTAGTAATTTCCTCTCGCTAATTTAGAATTTCTAATTAAAGTTTGTAAAAGTCAAAGGGCCACCATCGAAACGTGAAGGAAAACTAAAGAAGTTGTTATTGAAGGAAGGGGGAGTCACGTGCCTACCATTTTTCTCTAGGAAAACGTTTGTTTAGACATTTTGGTCTCAAAATTCTGCCGTACTTCCAATGAAGCTCCTCGGACTATCTAGACTTTGAATTTTCCAATGAAGTTAATCTAGATGCAACCTTCATAGATTATCTAAAGATCTCACCAACCAATTCCTTTATTTAGATGCAGAAGCCAGTAGTTCATCGTGCTAAATCCTACAATGAACAGTACCAAAGTctttgatattttggtgacatttttttttaacaaaatctCTTATCAATGTGAGCCAATTATTGTCTCTTTGGGTAAGATGTTGCTGTTGCCAGTGACTGGCTGTTTCTCCcctaatttcattaaaaaaaaaaaatctccccatcatttcaattttcaatgtCAATTTTAATTCCTTATGAGATTAAATgttctaaattaataaattaatataaaattagagGAGTTTATACTTCATGAGATTTGGATTTTAAAACCTATTAATGCTTTTGGACGACAAACCTAAAGTTGAAGAAAACGAATACACTTTGGGTCACCAACAAGCATTGGAGGGCAGAAAATCTTATCTGCTATTATCTGCAACTGGAAGGCTTTGTTTTTATCCTACAATAATTATGACCTTTTGATGTCCTCCTGACGGAATTGGAAGATGCTCATCATGCTTTGACAAATACATATGATGTCCACTAATGACAGCCCAGCCAGCAGGTGACCGCTGGCCATGGCCTTTGTACTTACCTTGCTTTCCCGGTAACACCTTTGTCATATCTCAATATTGGAGATGAGCAAGATATGTCAAACAAACTgtctctttgtttttctttcttttttactccAGTGACTAGTTAGCAGAATTAGGTCCCACGACAAATCGATAATTAGTTGGCATGCACGCATAATATCACTATGTACATGTACCAGTTGGATTCTCATCATTGGGATTTGGTGTAAATTATCTCTGAAAAGATATTTTAcgttaattttaatttattttatatttatatcatataatctttgattctattaataattataatatttaaaattttttattttataatttaatactACATGTTTTTCTCTCATTCCCTAATTCCTTTCGgcaatttagaattttaattaaagtttGCAAAAAGTCAAGACGCAgtcatgaaaaacaaaaatcatatgCAAAATTCTGTTTCAttcccttcttcttcttactttcaattacacaaaattaatgaaaaaaacatGTAtattgacttaattaaaatcaatgATTTTAGACGGACCGAAACGAAAAAATCATACACGATACatgttattaaattttttttttcaggaaTTACTAATAAtgagatttattttttaattttttggaaaaatttcaatttcaattttttaaatagaaaatctTTCTACTTTCAGATATTAATGGAATCGACAAACTTCGGAATTTAACTAAAACAGAGATATAAATGAATGGAAGAGAACTTGTGTTGGAAAATTAAACCCTCCAACCGGTGACAGGTACAGAGTGACTCAAGTGAAGCACGAGAGTCAAGCCATGGCTTTGAAGATGAAGCTCCATATGGACTAATTTATGCTCTGAATTTTCCAATGATGTTGGTCCAGATACAACCTCCAACCTTCTCTGGAAggataaagttaaaaaattaataaaatctttgTTTACTTTTATACCAAAAGAATATACTACAAGGATTGTCCAAGTGGCAACAAGTTCCCATGCATTATGATAAGACcaaggaaaaaccaaagggTTAAAGTATTGCACGtgcttcaaaaaaaaatcagctctttcatttaattatatcaaaattagGGTTTGCctaacaagtataattacaaTTGCTAGGGCATCATGTTAGTCTAtggataataatttgatcaattaattGGATGGAGATATTAGttctaagaaaataataaacaatCCACAAAAATTATCTAAATGAATCCAAATAGAGATATATGATTGTttcacaaaaaataaaataattaatattaacaagaacgatattaattatttcatgtttttaataaatcataatgaCACTTTAACACGAtacaataatataaaaatagattagattaaaatttccatttcttttctctctctatctaTCTTCTTCTTACCtgaaagggaaaagaaatcccaatttatgtaattaattatagCACCAACTATGGATTAACAATTTGATaatgagattaaaaaaaaaaggaaaaggttgCCCATCAGATATTTGGTTCACGGCGAAGATAAAGGACCTGACAGTGACACCCAGTTGCCCAAAACTCCATCCCAAATGCTGGGAAACACGTACTTTTTGTTTCAATTCTGCCACGATCGATACCTGGCTGTTGCTGTCCCCTCTCTTATTTCCCACGCAGGTACCAAGAGAAATGATTCATGGTTATTCTTCATCAAGAAACAATATTTCATCAATTTATTATTAGTAAcatgcatatacatatatatatatatacataaaaaaaattataaaaaataatcttttttaataaaaataagtcaaaaataataatcaaaataaatttaactatttttaatagccataaattgataaaaatatcattgaaactatttcaaataaattaaacaattcatcacaatttctctttaTTTGTACTTCcgatttttctctctcaccgtcccattttctctaatTATATCGATTTCTCTTTTCGGTATTCATCTGCTATGTTCTCGATTTCTCTTTCCcgtatttttagattttttttttctacaccAAGCGATAATTTTAATGTGCTTGAGTAGATAGCTATTTGaggaatttaatttttagatattttggataaaactaaaatagtaaaaatgatcataaatatttaaaataacttttaattagATCAATTTGAGACCTAAACACcaataaacttaaatttttgaaatttataaatataggttttcaaaaaaaaaattcgattTTTAGTCGAAATAGTGTtttagataataaaatttgtgttttgatttataaaaacatgttagaaacaTTTTAATCGGCGtcaaattgttaaaaaaaattaaaaaataaataaagagagtttataagattttaagttttggtTCGTAAGTAAAAACAACAATTTAGGCattaaagtgtaacaaaatatttttgaatatgacgtataacaacaatattttttttccaatataacgtgtaacaacctaactaTGACgtatcacatatttttatatatagcgtgtaacaacataATCATAGCGTgtcatatgtttttgtatatagTGTGTAACaagtgtaacaacctaaccatgtcgtgtaacaacctaaccatgacgtgttatatatttttgtacatgacgtatCACAACTTAATCATGATGTGtcatatatttttgtacatgacgtgtaacaacttaATCATGATatgtcacatgtttttataCATGATGTGCAACAACTTAACTATAACATgcaacatatttttatacataacGTGTAATATTATGACGTATAATTTCATTAAGagtaattttgttcaatttatttaaaaataattaaaaatataaaaaaagttatttttgaaaacatctTATCTATAagggttatttttaaaaatatccttATATATAATGAcccaacaatttttttaattttcaaaaaaacatttaatcagtaagaaatcaaatttttaataaaaaatattgattttgaattttcaaatccataaaatattaaaacttatgaAATCGAAAAAAgattatcttttattatttaattcaatttatataataatctACTTTAATGGTGGAGCCTACATCGAGCACTAAAGTCTTTTaagaaatattgttttgttaaaAACGCTCTTGTCAATGTGAGCCAATTATTGCTCTTTGGGTAGGATGTGCTATTGCCACCGTCCAGCTATTTCTCCCCTAATTATAGTCTTAATTGccctctattttttttttaatttgaacaAAAGGCTCAAACGTTGCTCGTTAAGTAATGgagattatatattaattaataaattaaatatttaagtattaattattttacattttatttttatatatcttAACTAGATGCACacaaatttttattagatttaatttttatacatcaatatattaaaaaatattttcaaagaaataatttcaaatttttttattttaaaataaaaataactgtTGACAACTTTTTATTGTCATCTCTGCTCCACTCCCCCATGcatatcttctttttttttttacaaaaaccCAGATaatatcttcatttttatatgttggaaaAGCTATCTCTTGCTGAATTGTCCGTCTTTCGCTGCTCTGTTCACCAATCAACATCATCAACTTCTTTAATATAtcaagaaaagagagaaagagacatGAACACGTCCATTTCTATTTGGATCTCTGTAGTTAAAAAAAGGAACTATAAGTTAAAGTGAACTATAAGTTAAAGTGCAAGTTGCAAGTGGTTGACACTGTGTGGTTGATGTTAGAGACCGGTGTTTGATTAGTTTCTTTGCTTTTTATCTGGAAAGACATTGTAAGTTTAGTCTGCACAcgaaacaaagcaagaaaagacCTTGGAAACAACAAAGGAGTAGGGGAAAGAGGAGAAAGGGTAGAGATATTCCTGTGTAGCCATGGCAGCTCGCAGAATCTCTTCGTTGCTTACTCGTTCACTCTCTGCTTCTTCTTCTGCCTCTGCTTCTCTGCTTTCATCTCTAGGTGGCCACTCATCTCTTGAATatatctttcctttctttgttttggttcatgttttcttttttttttttatttctttaacgtttttgttttgttacaGATACATCCCAAGTCCACTGATTTTTTATTGGATAGAGTAGTTTCTGTTTGGTTGATGAGAAACTGAAaacagaaaaaggaaaaagttggCTGTTTTGGTCTATATATCTTTTTGTTTAGCTTTTTTTGGTAATTTGAGGAAGGGTTCAAGCTTGGTACAATTAAGCTTTTAAAGATCTGTTCTTAGAAGCTTTTTCCTGTTGTATAAtctttttttctccctttttgcTCAGTTGTCTCATTAATTTAGCTGAAGCTTGAGTGTCTGTCCTGCTAAAATGTTGGGGGGAAACCAACAATAAATGCAAGAAGCAGGATCTGGGTGGCTTAAAATGTCAACATCATCTATAAATAAATAGTATTTGGAATAAAATCAAGTAGATTCACACCTAGAATCCTGTGATCTTGTGTCATCTCTATCTCTCTTTCAAACCCCATTTTTGGAGTGTTGGATATGAATTACAGGAAGGCAAATGCATTGAATCATAGATGGAAAAGATCCACTTTAATATTCATTTGTAACACattctaaaatcatcattttttattcaagAGAACTTACTTCTTCCATGCTATGAATGTAttactcttcttttctttctaacAAGGTTGGAATTGTCCCTGTTTTTCAATTAGTTTCTCTCTTTGGACAACAATTGTTATGCAAACGACTTACCTGTTTGCAAAACTGTAAATTTTGCAGGGAGAAACAGTAGCAGGAATGGAAGTATCAAGAGGTTAAGCACTTCTACAGCGCTAGAGGAACTGATTGTTCCACCGGTTCAAATTGCCTACACTCAGAATTTAATTGATGGGAAATTTGTGGATGCGGCATCAGGTAATCTTTATTCACTACTCACAAGAACTTAGCTTGTGTTTTGAGCCATCTCTAGTTGTGCAATGAAGCTGATGTTggaaattatttatgcattgATCACAGGGAAAACATTCCCCACCTATGACCCTCGTACTGGAGAAGTGATTGCACATGTCGCTGAAGGTGATGCTGAAGATGTTAACCGTGCAGTTGCTGCTGCTCGCAAGGCCTTTGACGAGGGACCATGGCCAAAGATGACTCCCTATGTAAGAAGTTTTCCCCTTTGTATCTCCCTATCTCTTTGCATTTTGATCTGGGATGGCTTATTAATTGTGGAAATTTTCTGATATTGTTTATGCTTTTGTTTCAGGAACGGTCACGAATATTGTTGCGCTTTGCTGATTTGGTTGAGAAACATAGTGATGAGCTCGCAGCTTTAGAGACATGGAATAACGGAAAGCTTCATGAGCAGGCTGCTAAAGCTGAATTGCCATTGCTGATACGCCTTTTTCACTACTATGCTGGTGGGATCACTGAGACAAAGtagatttcattttctttgtcttgctcatgttttatcttttcttgACTTTATCTGCAAATCGTGTAGGTTGGGCGGATAAGATCCATGGGTTAACTGTTCCAGCTGATGGAAATCACCATGTTCAAACATTGCATGAACCAATTGGTGTTGCAGGACAGATAATTCCATGGAACTTTCCTCTTCTCATGTTTGCTTGGAAAGTTGGGCCTGCATTAGCCTGTGGCAATACTATAGTCTTAAAGACTGCTGAGCAAACTCCTTTGACTGCTCTCTATGTGGCTAAGCTGTTCCATGAGGTAAGGATAACAATGACGAGATTAGCATAAAGACCAAGAGTCAAATCAAAATGTCTGAACACCCATAGATCCTTGCTGGTATGAAACTAGTATAAACTGTCATGAAAAGAGGTCTTTTGCTGTACGTGGGTGCTTCAACTCAAACTCAGGGGACATTCAAATGAACATAAGCATCCAAGATAAACAGACAAACCAAAAATTTGTTTGTCTTATGCAATAACATCTTGTTAAATTCAATGTTGAACATATTTTGAGATGCTGTTCAGTTTCTTTAGAATTGCTCGAATCACTTTTAGTTTTCCTTATCTTAAATTGACAACATTTTGATAGCTGAAAAGGCACCATTTTGAAATCTTACCTTAATGCTTTATGACAGGCTGGTCTACCTCCAGGTGTTCTGAATGTAGTTTCTGGCTTTGGTCCTACAGCTGGTGCAGCTCTTGCCAGTCACATGGATGTAGACAAGGTATCATAGTTCTTTAGTGAGCTCAGGATGTTCTGCTTTCAATATTGATTCATAAGCACTTATCATAAACTGCCAGCTTATAATGTGACATATAACCTTTGAATTCATAGAGGAACAAAAATGGCAGGTACATAAATAACATCTGCTGTAGCTGAAATCAGTTGACTCTTTATTATCTGGTCCAGTCCCTGTTAATTTTTCCTGCAGAATGCACAATTCAATTCTTGTTGTTTCAGTCACACTTATGATTCCTACCAAAGAAAAAGACAGATATACCTATTAACTTCAGTGATGTCACAGCAACAATCTTCCTTGGGCTATCACTCAGTGGGAACCTGATTGGGGGTTTGGGCTGTTGTATTAAGAGTACAATCACACATCTAATAATCAAGCAAGAAGATAGATCAATTCTCTACTTGTTCTATCTCATTTTCAGTCATTAATACTCATTTTGTGTGGGCTTCTGCATCTGTAGCAGAGTTCCTACTTTATTATTCATAGTGTAAGAGTAGAAGCTCCATATatacaaaaggaaagaagaaaaacttgcAGCTGCTTCAGATATGCACTATAAGCCGTGTGTATATGCTTTTGAAAGCCATTATAACTTTGTTTGCAGATTGCATTCACTGGATCAACCGATACAGGTAAGGTTGTGCTTGAATTGGCTGCAAAAAGCAATCTTAAGCCAGTAACATTGGAGCTTGGAGGGAAATCACCTTTCATAGTATGTGAAGATGCTGATATTGATCACGCTGTGGAGCTTGCACATTTTGCTTTGTTCTTTAATCAGGTACCTTTGATGAGTTTCTTCCCAAAGTTGACATTGGATGAAATTTAGGATGTTAACATGGTAGACTTATGTAATGCTCTCTGTCTTCAGGGGCAATGTTGCTGTGCTGGGTCTCGCACTTTTGTCCACGAACGTGTGTATGATGAGTTCCTAGAGAAAGCAAAGGCACGTGCATTGAGACGTGTTGTTGGTGATCCTTTCAAGAAGGGTGTTGAGCAAGGTCCTCAGGTACTCCAACCTCCCAACATTCCccctctgtctctctctccccTTTCCCTCAATATGTAACTGGAAGAACTTGGTTCTGTCTGTTTAAAATAGGTTCATTACATGCTTTTTAGCTAGTTCTTAGTTTAAGGTGCAATGCTGTCGAGAACTGAATTTTATAGTAGCAAGCTAACCTTATTATGCAATTCTAAAAGTTATTCTAGAATGTCTACATTTTTGTGtgtatttttaattatgtaatCGAAAGCACATGACGCACGATTGAGATGATGTCTCTATTTATCTCATCAAAATCTCAGATTGACTCAGAGCAGTTTGAGAAAGTCCTAAGATACATAAGATCTGGCATTGAAAGCAATGCAACCCTTGAATGTGGAGGTGACAGACTTGGCAAAAAAGGCTACTTCATCCAGCCAACTGTTTTCTCAAATGTTACGGTAAAAACCTTCATTGCCTCTGCAATAAATACTTGTAACATAATGTTATTAGCATATTACTTAACACAATCCTTGCATTCTTATCAAATAGGATGATATGTTGATAGCAAAGGATGAAATCTTTGGTCCAGTGCAATCTATCTTAAAGTTCAAGTAAGTGAAGAACATTCCAACCCCATTTCCCTGACTAGAACTCAATTGCCCCATTGATTATCTGTTTGACCTCTATCCACATGAGATGAAATAATTTAAGTTCAAAACCAAATGGAATGTTCATTTGATTGCTATAAGATAGATAGAAAAACCCTTCTCATATGCATCATCTTTTCATTTGACATTGGAAAAAACACTTCTACCAGAGATCTCGATGAAGTAATTCGAAGGGCAAATGCAACCCGATATGGTTTAGCAGCTGGAGTTTTCACCAAAAACATAGACACGGCCAACACCTTGACACGGGCATTGAGGGCTGGGACTGTATGGGTTAACTGCTTTGATGTCTTTGATGCTGCAATTCCTTTTGGTGGGTACAAGATGAGTGGCATTGGCAGGGAAAAAGGAATCTACAGCCTCCATAACTATTTGCAGGTGAAGGCAGTTGTTACACCTTTGAAGAATCCAGCATGGTTGTAATGTTATCACATCCAGCTTTGATCATGccttgtctttttatttttatcttgttTTGGAATTGCAATAAAAGATAGCACACAGAGCTCAGTTTGTAATCATGCAATGGAACGGAAGTCATCACCCATGCAGAAAATCATTGCCTTCTGATCTACTTGATTGCTTAAAGATTGTGCCTGCAGGTCTTGCTTTGTGTTGATATAAAATACTATCAATGAATGGAGCTTTTTGCCCTGCCCTGGGTAATGGTTTTTTTAACCAtttgtttccttctttcttcttgcCTGAAATAGAAACCAAACTAAGGCACAATGCTATaatgtaaataaattaaagtgaTGTAGGAAgtacaataaattaaaatgtaaggatattcattttcaattttaatgtaaataaattaaaatagtttaggaaccttttcaaatattatgtcaTCTTAATTAAGTCAGTAAAATGAAGGTGCCACCTATTGATTTTCATGTCAGCCTCTTATGAGCCTATATATCTGAACATGACTGTCCAAAGggtccaaaatttttttctattaaaaggAATATCAGATAAAAGATtgtgagaaagaaagaacaaagacCAGGAAGTAGGAGGCAAAAGACTACTGTTTTCTATTTATCAG
This window encodes:
- the LOC18603880 gene encoding aldehyde dehydrogenase family 2 member B4, mitochondrial, which gives rise to MAARRISSLLTRSLSASSSASASLLSSLGRNSSRNGSIKRLSTSTALEELIVPPVQIAYTQNLIDGKFVDAASGKTFPTYDPRTGEVIAHVAEGDAEDVNRAVAAARKAFDEGPWPKMTPYERSRILLRFADLVEKHSDELAALETWNNGKLHEQAAKAELPLLIRLFHYYAGWADKIHGLTVPADGNHHVQTLHEPIGVAGQIIPWNFPLLMFAWKVGPALACGNTIVLKTAEQTPLTALYVAKLFHEAGLPPGVLNVVSGFGPTAGAALASHMDVDKIAFTGSTDTGKVVLELAAKSNLKPVTLELGGKSPFIVCEDADIDHAVELAHFALFFNQGQCCCAGSRTFVHERVYDEFLEKAKARALRRVVGDPFKKGVEQGPQIDSEQFEKVLRYIRSGIESNATLECGGDRLGKKGYFIQPTVFSNVTDDMLIAKDEIFGPVQSILKFKDLDEVIRRANATRYGLAAGVFTKNIDTANTLTRALRAGTVWVNCFDVFDAAIPFGGYKMSGIGREKGIYSLHNYLQVKAVVTPLKNPAWL